In Haliscomenobacter hydrossis DSM 1100, the DNA window CAGCAGGTAAATGACGGGGTAGGTCGCTGCTGAGTCGGGAGAATAGCCATTGGGAAGATAGATGTTCAATACCCGGTTTTCGCCCAATACTTCGGAATAAAGGGTGTCGATATGGCCCAGAATGAAAGGTTGAGGATGAGCTGCAGATTCAGCCGGATGGTTTTGACTGAACATGCAGCTCACGCGGAGTACCAAAAACAACAGGAGTAATGAGCGATTTTTCATGGTCAATTGAGATAGAATTCCCACATTATTTTATGGATACAATAAAAATATACAAATTCAATCCCATTAATAACAAGGCTGGCAGTGAAACGAAAAGGCTATCTTTTGATTTTATCCGTACCAGCACGCCAAAAAACATCAACAAGGCCAGTCCTCCCGAAGAAAGTACCAAAATCGGGTTGTAGCGTAAACCGAAAAGAAGACCGGCAGCCCCCAGTAATTCCAAGACGATCGTAAGCAGTCCTATTCGCTCCAAACCAAAGCGTTTGAATTCGCTTTTCATGTGAGAAGAAGTAAAATAAGATAGGCCGTAAGCGAAAAAAAAGAAACTTGAAATGAAAATGCACAGTTTAAATAAACTCACAATTTAAGGATATTTGATGAAGCCAAAGCAATGAAAATGCACAACAGTAAAAGGATTAAAGAAGGTAAATGTTTCACCCAAGGGTTACTTATTTTGAAGTGAAAAAATTGTGCGGCTACCATCATTAAACCCATCAGCAAAGATGGGATGAGAACCAAGGACGGATACCAAATGCCTGCAATGAGTAATGTAGCCAGTGCTATTTTGGTGGCACCAACGGCGCTGCGGGTTACATCACTTAGTCCAAATTGTTTAAATT includes these proteins:
- a CDS encoding DoxX family protein — translated: MINFTTACQIIVAFSVAYVWIFRFHNVILEFKQFGLSDVTRSAVGATKIALATLLIAGIWYPSLVLIPSLLMGLMMVAAQFFHFKISNPWVKHLPSLILLLLCIFIALASSNILKL
- a CDS encoding DoxX family protein; the encoded protein is MSLFKLCIFISSFFFFAYGLSYFTSSHMKSEFKRFGLERIGLLTIVLELLGAAGLLFGLRYNPILVLSSGGLALLMFFGVLVRIKSKDSLFVSLPALLLMGLNLYIFIVSIK